GTGCGCTTGCACCGCAAAGCTATCAAGCTGGAAGAGTTGCCGCGCCTGAACCTGTTCAAGAAAAAGCATTACCTGCCACTGATTCAACTACTGCGCCTGAGCATCCTGCTCAACAACCAGCGCCAATCAACCTCCACACCGGAGACCTTGCATCTTAGCACCCACGACAACCATTGGACGCTATGTTTCCCATGCGGGTATTTGGCGCAAAATAACCTGGTGCAGTTGGACCTCGAACGCGAGCAGGCTTATTGGAACGACATCGTGGGCTGGAAGCTGATGATTGAGGAAGAATGCACGTAGGATGCGCAATATTCAGCCTAGGCTGTTTGGCATCAATGGCCAAGAAGCCATCGTAGCCCCGCCGGTCATCGAGGTGCAGGGAACAGGGCCGATGTACCGACCCGACAACGTGGAGTAACGGCTCTAGGGGCGCGATCCGAGGAACTGGGGCGATTGCCGGATACCGCCTAGCGACAGCAACCAGAAATAAATGAATAATTTTGTCATCACCGCCTGAAATTCCGGTTACAATGTTCAGTATCAAGTCACATGGAAAATCGGCACAGTAGGCGATATATGCGTAAAATAACCCCTGGAAAAATAACGAAAATAGTGTTGTTTATCATCTTTATCATTGTGGTTGCTCGCCTGCTGTACGCCATCCTGGTCGTGGTGCCTGATCATCCGGAAAGCAAACTCGCCCCCAATCAGACGCGAGAAGGCATACTGGAGCGACATCGTGGACTGGAAGCTGATGATTGAGGAAGAATGCACGTAGGATGCGCAATGTTCAGCCTAGGCTGTATGGCGTCATTGGTCAAGAAGCCATCGCAGTCCCATCGGTCATTGAGGCGCAGGGAACAGAGCTGATGTACCAGCCCGACAACGCGGAGTATCGGCTTTAGGGGTGCGATCCGAGGAACTGGGGACATCGCCTAGCGACAGCAACCAGAAATAAATGAATAATTTTGTCACCACCGCCTGAAATTCCGGTTACAATGTTCAGTATCAAGTCGCATGGAAAAATCGGTACTACAGGCGATATATGCGTAAAATAACCCCCGGAAAAATAACGAAAATAGTGTTGTTTATCATCTTTATCGTTGTGGTTGCTCGCCTGCTGTATGCCATCTTAGTCGTGGTGCCTGATCATCCGGAAAAAAAACTCGCCCCCTATCAGAACACCAGCAAAGTCAGCCGAGAAAATCAGGACAGCATGCCCTGAAACTCATCCATTTCATCCAATGACACCTGTACAATACCTTCTATCGTTGAAAGAGCCTCAGCCAGTACCCGTTAAGGAATACCATGTCTGCCGCTACACATAATGTCAAAAAAGTCGCTGAATACCGTCAGCACATTATTTCGCTGCTACTAAATAATAAGGATCTGGTCGACGGCATACTCGGCCATCCGGGGGATGAAACCGCCCTCAGTCAGCACGAACTGCTGAACCAAACAGCGGAGATCTCCGGCCTGCTGGACGACATGCACGCCGCCGACCTGGCAGACCTGTTGGAAGCATTGCCGCAGGATGAACGCCTGGCACTATGGCGGCTGGTGGGCAACAGTAAACGCGGCCAAACATTGGTGGAAGTGGCCGAACCGGTGTGGGATAGCTTGATCGAAGAGATGAGCGATAAAGACCTGCTCAAGGCGATCAAGGCACTGGACGTCGACGAACAAGCCTACCTGGCGCAATACCTGCCGCGTAACCTGATGGGGCGGTTGCTGACCTCACTGGAACCAGAGCAGCGCGCTCAGGTGCGAGAGATGAGCCACTACGGCAAAGACACCGTTGGCTGGATGATGGATTTTGAACTGGTGACAGTGCGCCCGGATGTCACACTCGGCGCGGTGCACCGCTTCCTACGCATGCGCAAAACCATTCCAGACGCCACCGACAAACTGTTCGTCACCGATCGTAAAAACACCCTGCTGGGTGAATTACCACTCACTGCAGTGCTACTCAACGATCCAGAGACGCCAGTGCGCGAAGTCATGGATCACGATCCCACCCGCTTTCAACCAGAAGATAAAGCCGATGAAGCGGCCGGCGCTTTCGAACGTTATGATCTGATCAGTGCCCCGGTGATCGACGCCAAAGGCAAGTTGATGGGCCGCCTGACCATTGAAGAAATCGTCGATGCGGTCAACGAAGAAAGTGACAGCAATCTGCGCCGTTTGGGGGGCTTAAGCCCGGAAGAAGATGTGTTCGCTCCAGTCAGCAAGGCGGTGAAAACTCGCTGGACCTGGTTGGCGATCAACCTATGCACGGCGTTTATTGCCTCAAGGGTTATCGGCTTATTCGAACACACCATATCTCAACTGGTGGCATTGGCGGCATTAATGCCGATCGTCGCTGGCATCGGTGGCAATACCGGCAATCAAACCATCACCATGATCGTCCGTGCGCTGGCGCTGCACCAAATCGAAGCCGGCAACATTTCACGCCTGCTGCTCAGGGAACTGGGGGTCGCGCTCATCAACGGTGTTGTATGGGGCGGGATCATGGGCGTGATCACTTGGCTGCTGTATGGCGATCTAGCGATGGGCGGGGTGATGACACTGGCGATGATCCTCAACCTGCTGGTGGCAGCGCTAATGGGGGTGATGATCCCGATGACCATGATCAAACTGGGGCGCGATCCGGCGGTCGGCTCCAGCGTAATGATCACCGCACTGACTGATACCGGTGGTTTCTTCATCTTCCTTGGCCTGGCGACGTTGTTTTTGCTGTAATCTTGGACTCGCCGCCTGCTGAAATGCGGTATTCATCAGGCGGCGGTTCCCACGATGCTCGATCCCCTATTACTTTACCCGGTGTGCCGTAACGCCCTGATCTTTAGAGCAATGAGGATGTCAACGCGTTCTTCTGCAAAATTCCGTAAACCCGCTTTGTGTTTGATACTGGGGTTGTTAGTATAAATCATGGCGCGTTTCCTGATGCTTCATATCAAGAAACGTACCCATACCAAAACCGGTAACGCTCACCTTTCAAAGCTCAATGTCAGATCAAGTCTTTCTTCATGCTGCCTGCGCTGACCCAAATGAGTATCCTGTAAGGAGTGTGATTTTTGCGGTTGAGTTCCCCCCCTGCCCCTTCGGAGAGAAA
The sequence above is drawn from the Serratia symbiotica genome and encodes:
- the mgtE gene encoding magnesium transporter; translation: MSAATHNVKKVAEYRQHIISLLLNNKDLVDGILGHPGDETALSQHELLNQTAEISGLLDDMHAADLADLLEALPQDERLALWRLVGNSKRGQTLVEVAEPVWDSLIEEMSDKDLLKAIKALDVDEQAYLAQYLPRNLMGRLLTSLEPEQRAQVREMSHYGKDTVGWMMDFELVTVRPDVTLGAVHRFLRMRKTIPDATDKLFVTDRKNTLLGELPLTAVLLNDPETPVREVMDHDPTRFQPEDKADEAAGAFERYDLISAPVIDAKGKLMGRLTIEEIVDAVNEESDSNLRRLGGLSPEEDVFAPVSKAVKTRWTWLAINLCTAFIASRVIGLFEHTISQLVALAALMPIVAGIGGNTGNQTITMIVRALALHQIEAGNISRLLLRELGVALINGVVWGGIMGVITWLLYGDLAMGGVMTLAMILNLLVAALMGVMIPMTMIKLGRDPAVGSSVMITALTDTGGFFIFLGLATLFLL
- a CDS encoding DUF2633 family protein codes for the protein MRKITPGKITKIVLFIIFIVVVARLLYAILVVVPDHPEKKLAPYQNTSKVSRENQDSMP
- a CDS encoding DUF2633 family protein, with product MRKITPGKITKIVLFIIFIIVVARLLYAILVVVPDHPESKLAPNQTREGILERHRGLEADD